In Anaeromyxobacter sp., the following proteins share a genomic window:
- the dctP gene encoding TRAP transporter substrate-binding protein DctP: MKKLVLAALLAALAPAAPAQVTTVKLATLAPAGSSWHEILKEMTQRWDAASGGTVKLKVYAGGAQGSEGDMVRKMGINQLQAAAITNVGMHDVLPEPQMLSLPTFFGDEAEVECAFQKVRAKLEAGFDQKGFVVLQWSRIGAMSLFCRAPYRTPTEMAAAKIFAWEGDPKSVEAFRAVGFRPVVLSSTDMVPSLQTGMIDCVTNVPLYVLTTRLFEKASYMTDLPWGYIFGATIVRKETWEKIAPEVRVKLAAIAVELGVKVDAEVKRLGADAVTAMKKQGLNVVTVDPAPWRAAMEKSWPVVRGGVVPAPFFDEVKAARDACRAAAGKR; the protein is encoded by the coding sequence GTGAAGAAGCTCGTCCTCGCCGCCCTGCTGGCGGCCCTGGCCCCGGCCGCCCCGGCCCAGGTCACCACCGTCAAGCTGGCCACGCTGGCCCCGGCCGGCTCCTCCTGGCACGAGATCCTCAAGGAGATGACGCAGCGCTGGGACGCCGCCTCCGGCGGCACCGTCAAGCTCAAGGTCTACGCCGGCGGCGCCCAGGGCAGCGAGGGCGACATGGTCCGCAAGATGGGGATCAACCAGCTGCAGGCCGCCGCCATCACCAACGTGGGCATGCACGACGTGCTGCCCGAGCCGCAGATGCTCTCCCTGCCCACCTTCTTCGGCGACGAGGCCGAGGTGGAGTGCGCCTTCCAGAAGGTGCGCGCCAAGCTGGAGGCCGGCTTCGACCAGAAGGGGTTCGTGGTGCTGCAGTGGAGCCGCATCGGCGCCATGTCGCTCTTCTGCCGGGCGCCCTACCGGACGCCGACCGAGATGGCCGCCGCCAAGATCTTCGCCTGGGAGGGCGACCCCAAGAGCGTGGAGGCCTTCCGCGCGGTGGGCTTCCGGCCGGTGGTGCTCTCCTCCACCGACATGGTGCCCTCGCTGCAGACCGGCATGATCGACTGCGTCACCAACGTTCCCCTCTACGTGCTGACCACCCGGCTCTTCGAGAAGGCCAGCTACATGACCGACCTCCCCTGGGGCTACATCTTCGGCGCCACCATCGTGCGCAAGGAGACCTGGGAGAAGATCGCCCCCGAGGTGCGGGTCAAGCTGGCCGCCATCGCCGTGGAGCTGGGCGTCAAGGTGGACGCCGAGGTGAAGCGGCTGGGCGCCGACGCCGTCACCGCCATGAAGAAGCAGGGGCTGAACGTGGTGACGGTGGACCCGGCCCCCTGGCGCGCCGCCATGGAGAAGAGCTGGCCGGTGGTGCGCGGCGGGGTGGTGCCGGCGCCCTTCTTCGACGAGGTGAAGGCGGCGCGCGACGCCTGCCGGGCCGCGGCGGGGAAGCGGTAG
- a CDS encoding TRAP transporter TatT component family protein, translated as MTSPSPSLRRAALLAAALLPLLGCGGLASKIAARALTSGGDAYATDEDPELVRAAVPFGLKTMEGVLESQPEDERLLETLAAGFTQYGYAFVASDADEADLAGRLGEVRALRDRARRLFLRARDYGLRALDERRDGLGQALREARHPAALLDRARKEDVGALYWTASAWVLAIVNGKGDMGLVAELPVPVAMMERALALDEAWGEGALHEFFVSYLATRSAAEGGGPERVKAHLDRALALSMNKKVGPRVAYAEGYLVQAQDRAAFTATLEEVLSVDPNASPRHRLVNVLSQRRARQLLDHVDDLFL; from the coding sequence ATGACCAGCCCCTCCCCCTCCCTGCGCCGCGCGGCGCTCCTCGCGGCGGCGCTCCTGCCGCTCCTCGGCTGTGGTGGACTGGCGAGCAAGATCGCCGCCCGCGCCCTCACCTCCGGCGGCGACGCCTACGCCACCGACGAGGACCCCGAGCTGGTGCGCGCCGCCGTCCCCTTCGGGCTGAAGACCATGGAGGGGGTGCTGGAGTCCCAGCCCGAGGACGAGCGGCTGCTGGAGACCCTGGCGGCCGGCTTCACCCAGTACGGCTACGCCTTCGTGGCCAGCGACGCCGACGAGGCCGACCTGGCCGGCCGGCTCGGCGAGGTCCGGGCGCTGCGCGACCGCGCCCGGCGGCTCTTCCTGCGCGCTCGCGACTACGGCCTCAGGGCCCTCGACGAGCGGCGGGACGGCCTGGGCCAGGCGCTGCGCGAGGCGCGCCACCCGGCCGCCCTGCTGGACCGGGCCCGGAAGGAGGACGTCGGCGCCCTCTACTGGACCGCCTCGGCCTGGGTGCTGGCCATCGTGAACGGCAAGGGCGACATGGGGCTGGTGGCCGAGCTGCCGGTGCCGGTGGCCATGATGGAGCGGGCCCTGGCGCTCGACGAGGCCTGGGGCGAGGGGGCGCTGCACGAGTTCTTCGTCTCCTACCTGGCCACCCGCAGCGCCGCCGAGGGCGGCGGGCCGGAGCGCGTCAAGGCCCACCTGGACCGGGCGCTGGCGCTCTCGATGAACAAGAAGGTGGGCCCGCGCGTCGCCTATGCGGAGGGGTACCTGGTCCAGGCGCAGGACCGGGCCGCCTTCACGGCCACGCTGGAGGAGGTCCTCTCGGTGGACCCGAACGCCTCACCGCGCCACCGGCTGGTGAACGTCCTGTCGCAGCGCCGCGCCCGCCAGCTGCTCGACCACGTCGACGACCTGTTCCTCTGA
- a CDS encoding TRAP transporter large permease subunit, protein MIALPAASTLARRFLGRELPGSSVLAQHITLWVGFLGALLATSSGRHLALSTLAMVPEGRWRRAAHAFGHAASAAACALMAWASVLLVRAEWDSQGQVAFGIRVAWSQLVMPAGFVVMAWRFAWLAGQGERAERWTGRLLALVAAAAAFGLGWLPATGTLVGALLLLTLAAFLLGAPVFVAMSGVAMALFFREGGAETIAAVPTATFNLVSSATLPAIPLLTVAGYVLAEGGAARRLVRAYKGFFGWMPGGLAVMATVVCALFTTFTGASGVTILALGGLILPAMLEEKYPEGFSLGLVTAAGSLGLLFPPSLPVILYAVVAGAPIDHLFIGGLVPGLLMVLLVAAYGVVVGVRVKAPRQAFNPREAFRALWGAKWDLGLPTLVVLSVASGYATIVESAALAAAYSILVEVLVYKELKPVKDLPRVLSHAATLVGSVVLLLGTALGVTSWFVDAEIPTLLVEWMTTHVQSPALFLLMLNVVLLVLGSVLEIYSAIVVLAPLVAPLGVAYGIEPIHLGVVFLANLELGFLFPPMGLNLFLAAQRFQKPLPALYRHAFPFLLIMSAGVLAITYLPAITTGVVQLFTR, encoded by the coding sequence ATGATCGCCCTGCCGGCGGCCTCCACGCTGGCGCGCCGCTTCCTGGGGCGCGAGCTGCCGGGCAGCTCGGTGCTGGCCCAGCACATCACCCTGTGGGTGGGCTTCCTGGGCGCCCTGCTGGCCACCTCGTCCGGCCGCCACCTGGCGCTCTCCACCCTGGCCATGGTGCCCGAGGGGCGCTGGCGCCGCGCCGCCCACGCCTTCGGCCACGCCGCCAGCGCGGCCGCCTGCGCCCTGATGGCCTGGGCCTCGGTGCTGCTGGTGCGCGCCGAGTGGGACAGCCAGGGGCAGGTGGCCTTCGGCATCCGGGTGGCCTGGAGCCAGCTGGTCATGCCGGCCGGCTTCGTGGTCATGGCCTGGCGCTTCGCCTGGCTGGCCGGCCAGGGCGAGCGGGCCGAGCGGTGGACGGGGCGGCTGCTGGCCCTGGTGGCCGCGGCCGCCGCCTTCGGGCTCGGCTGGCTGCCGGCCACCGGCACGCTGGTGGGCGCGCTGCTCTTGCTCACGCTGGCCGCCTTCCTGCTGGGCGCGCCGGTCTTCGTGGCCATGAGCGGCGTGGCCATGGCGCTCTTCTTCCGCGAGGGGGGGGCCGAGACCATCGCGGCGGTGCCCACCGCCACCTTCAACCTGGTCTCCTCCGCCACCCTGCCCGCCATCCCGCTCCTCACGGTGGCCGGCTACGTGCTGGCCGAGGGCGGCGCGGCCCGCCGGCTGGTGCGCGCCTACAAGGGGTTCTTCGGCTGGATGCCGGGCGGCCTGGCGGTGATGGCCACCGTGGTCTGCGCCCTCTTCACCACCTTCACCGGCGCCTCGGGCGTGACCATCCTGGCGCTGGGCGGCCTCATCCTGCCGGCCATGCTGGAGGAGAAGTACCCGGAGGGCTTCAGCCTCGGCCTGGTCACCGCCGCCGGCTCGCTCGGCCTGCTCTTCCCGCCGTCCCTGCCGGTCATCCTCTACGCGGTGGTGGCCGGCGCCCCCATCGACCACCTCTTCATCGGCGGGCTCGTGCCGGGCCTGCTCATGGTGCTGCTGGTGGCCGCCTACGGCGTGGTGGTGGGGGTGCGGGTCAAGGCGCCGCGCCAGGCCTTCAACCCCCGCGAGGCCTTCCGCGCCCTGTGGGGCGCCAAGTGGGACCTGGGGCTGCCCACCCTGGTGGTGCTCTCGGTGGCCTCCGGCTACGCCACCATCGTGGAGTCGGCCGCGCTGGCGGCGGCCTACTCCATCCTGGTGGAGGTGCTGGTCTACAAGGAGCTGAAGCCCGTCAAGGACCTGCCGCGGGTCCTCTCCCACGCCGCCACCCTGGTGGGCTCGGTGGTGCTGCTGCTCGGCACCGCCCTGGGGGTCACCAGCTGGTTCGTGGACGCCGAGATCCCCACCCTGCTGGTGGAGTGGATGACCACCCACGTGCAGAGCCCGGCGCTCTTCCTGCTGATGCTCAACGTGGTGCTGCTGGTGCTGGGCAGCGTGCTCGAGATCTACTCGGCCATCGTGGTGCTGGCGCCGCTGGTGGCGCCGCTGGGCGTGGCCTACGGCATCGAGCCCATCCACCTGGGGGTGGTCTTCCTGGCCAACCTGGAGCTGGGCTTCCTCTTCCCGCCCATGGGGCTCAACCTCTTCCTGGCGGCGCAGCGCTTCCAGAAGCCGCTGCCGGCGCTCTACCGGCACGCCTTCCCGTTCCTGCTCATCATGTCGGCGGGCGTGCTGGCCATCACCTACCTGCCGGCCATCACCACCGGGGTGGTGCAGCTCTTCACGCGGTAG
- a CDS encoding transposase, which yields MTAPRQILPGRSYLITRRCLLRHFFLRPCAAVNEVVAYVLALAAQRYGVQVHAYCVLSNHLHLVVTDPQARLPAFQQYLASFVARALNAHLGRWEFFWAPGSYSAVALGSPGDVVAKAAYTLANPVAAGLVKEGRLWPGLWSSPDSIGTTIRVQRPAGFFDEEGLLPESVDLELTVPAGFSSTQDFRDQLQAELRRQEQAARDRHPTFLGVVRVRAQSPFGRPEPDEPRRQLVPRVAALDKWKRIELLQRLKSFLTGYAEALDVWRAGPVDPIFPAGTYLMRVAHGVACAPA from the coding sequence ATGACCGCGCCAAGGCAGATCCTCCCGGGACGCTCCTACCTCATCACCCGTCGCTGCCTGCTCCGGCACTTCTTCCTCCGCCCCTGCGCCGCGGTCAACGAGGTCGTCGCCTACGTCCTGGCCCTCGCGGCCCAGCGCTACGGCGTCCAGGTCCATGCCTACTGCGTCCTCTCCAACCACCTCCACCTGGTCGTCACCGACCCCCAGGCCCGCCTCCCGGCCTTCCAGCAGTACCTCGCGTCCTTCGTCGCTCGCGCCCTCAACGCCCACCTCGGCCGCTGGGAGTTCTTCTGGGCGCCCGGCAGCTACAGCGCCGTGGCCCTTGGTTCGCCCGGGGACGTCGTCGCCAAGGCCGCCTACACCCTCGCCAACCCCGTCGCGGCTGGCCTGGTCAAGGAGGGGCGCCTCTGGCCGGGGCTCTGGTCGAGTCCCGACTCCATCGGCACCACCATCCGGGTGCAGCGCCCGGCCGGCTTCTTCGACGAGGAGGGGCTGCTCCCAGAGTCCGTCGATCTCGAGTTGACCGTCCCGGCTGGCTTCAGTTCCACCCAGGACTTTCGCGACCAGCTTCAGGCCGAGCTCCGCCGGCAGGAGCAGGCGGCCCGCGACCGGCACCCCACCTTCCTCGGCGTGGTCCGAGTGCGGGCGCAGAGCCCGTTCGGCCGGCCGGAGCCCGACGAGCCACGCCGTCAGCTCGTGCCCAGGGTGGCGGCGCTGGACAAGTGGAAGCGGATCGAGCTCCTCCAGCGCCTGAAGAGCTTCCTCACCGGATACGCCGAAGCGCTCGACGTCTGGCGCGCCGGCCCAGTGGACCCGATCTTCCCGGCCGGGACCTACCTGATGCGCGTGGCGCACGGCGTGGCCTGCGCGCCTGCCTAG
- a CDS encoding SAM-dependent methyltransferase, with protein MDGRRQARGEEVARELAPGQSPELLKALHILTREGNLNADSLRKLKQVNHLARLLAPAVEDVLSRFGEPVVVDCGAGKSYLGFVLYQLFLQAAGKGTLHAVEARPELVEKARQLAARLGFGRMTFEQAAIEAAAPPARVHLVTALHACDTATDDALALAVRHGADHVAVVPCCQAEVARQLGEAERPASLLAPLFRHPWHRREFGSHLTNVVRALALEACGYSVTVTELAGWEHSLKNELILGKKVRSGDAAAKARLLELCAAAAVRPKLVRTLFPGPE; from the coding sequence ATGGACGGGCGGCGGCAGGCCAGGGGCGAGGAGGTGGCGCGCGAGCTCGCGCCCGGGCAGTCGCCCGAGCTCCTGAAGGCGCTGCACATCCTCACCCGCGAGGGGAACCTCAACGCCGACTCGCTGCGCAAGCTGAAGCAGGTGAACCACCTGGCCCGCCTGCTGGCCCCGGCGGTGGAGGACGTGCTCTCCCGCTTCGGCGAGCCGGTGGTGGTGGACTGCGGCGCCGGCAAGAGCTACCTGGGCTTCGTGCTGTACCAGCTCTTCCTGCAGGCCGCCGGCAAGGGCACCCTGCACGCGGTGGAGGCGCGCCCCGAGCTGGTGGAGAAGGCCCGCCAGCTGGCCGCCCGGCTGGGCTTCGGGCGCATGACCTTCGAGCAGGCCGCCATCGAGGCGGCGGCCCCGCCGGCGCGGGTGCACCTGGTCACGGCGCTGCACGCCTGCGACACCGCCACCGACGACGCGCTGGCGCTGGCGGTGCGCCACGGCGCCGATCACGTGGCGGTGGTGCCCTGCTGCCAGGCCGAGGTGGCGCGCCAGCTCGGCGAGGCCGAGCGCCCGGCGTCGCTCCTGGCCCCACTCTTCCGTCACCCGTGGCACCGGCGCGAGTTCGGCTCGCACCTCACCAACGTGGTGCGGGCGCTGGCGCTGGAGGCCTGCGGCTACTCGGTGACCGTCACCGAGCTGGCCGGGTGGGAGCACAGCCTCAAGAACGAGCTGATCCTCGGCAAGAAGGTGCGCTCTGGGGACGCTGCCGCCAAGGCCCGGCTGCTCGAGCTGTGCGCCGCTGCCGCTGTGCGACCCAAGCTGGTGCGGACGCTCTTTCCAGGCCCAGAGTAA
- a CDS encoding ATP-binding cassette domain-containing protein, with protein sequence MISVQDVSKAYGPKKLFEDVSVSFAPGNRYGLTGPNGAGKTTFMKILAGDEEPDSGQILRPRRLGILRQDHYRFEDSRVVDVVLMGNQLLWTAMSEKEALLAKPEMTDADGMRLADLETVIGEEDGYSAEASAGELLNGLGIDVELHDQPMRAVAGGYKVRVLLAQALFGNPQGLLLDEPTNHLDIDSIRWLERFLHAYEGVLITISHDRHFLNAICTHIADIDYQAIINYPGGYDDMVRQKGQVRSRVESENDEKKKKIAQLQDFVARFHAGTRASQVQSRIRAMQKLKLEDMKRSNIQAPFIKFEQKAPSGKQTCTIEAISKRYGEEQIVRPFDALVTRGEKICVIGKNGVGKSTLVKMIAGDLKPDHGHVKWGHQAQVGYLPQDQTGVIRPGTTAFGWLRELEDKLTNEEISGLLGRMLFSGEERMKPTTTLSGGETVRLLMSKLMLFKDNVLVLDEPTNHLDLQSIAALSDGLQKYEGTLIVVTHDQELIREVGTRIWSLHKGEPVLDFPGTFDDFLVKHPDLAGQHQ encoded by the coding sequence ATGATCTCGGTCCAGGACGTCAGCAAGGCCTACGGCCCCAAGAAGCTCTTCGAGGACGTGAGCGTCTCGTTCGCCCCCGGCAACCGCTACGGCCTGACCGGACCCAACGGCGCCGGCAAGACCACCTTCATGAAGATCCTGGCCGGCGACGAGGAGCCGGACTCCGGGCAGATCCTGCGCCCCAGGCGGCTCGGCATCCTGCGCCAGGACCACTACCGCTTCGAGGACTCGCGGGTGGTGGACGTGGTGCTCATGGGCAACCAGCTGCTCTGGACGGCCATGAGCGAGAAGGAGGCGCTCCTCGCCAAGCCGGAGATGACCGACGCCGACGGCATGCGGCTGGCCGACCTCGAGACGGTCATCGGCGAGGAGGACGGCTACTCGGCCGAGGCCTCGGCCGGCGAGCTCCTGAACGGCCTGGGCATCGACGTGGAGCTGCACGACCAGCCCATGCGCGCCGTGGCCGGCGGCTACAAGGTGCGCGTGCTGCTGGCGCAGGCCCTCTTCGGCAACCCGCAGGGGCTGCTCCTCGACGAGCCGACCAACCACCTGGACATCGACTCGATCCGCTGGCTGGAGCGGTTCCTGCACGCCTACGAGGGCGTGCTCATCACCATCAGCCACGACCGGCACTTCCTCAACGCCATCTGCACCCACATCGCCGACATCGACTACCAGGCCATCATCAACTACCCGGGCGGCTACGACGACATGGTCCGGCAGAAGGGGCAGGTCCGCAGCCGCGTCGAGTCGGAGAACGACGAGAAGAAGAAGAAGATCGCCCAGCTGCAGGACTTCGTGGCCCGCTTCCACGCCGGCACGCGCGCCAGCCAGGTGCAGAGCCGCATCCGCGCCATGCAGAAGCTCAAGCTGGAGGACATGAAGCGGTCCAACATCCAGGCCCCCTTCATCAAGTTCGAGCAGAAGGCCCCCAGCGGGAAGCAGACCTGCACCATCGAGGCCATCTCCAAGCGGTACGGCGAGGAGCAGATCGTCCGCCCCTTCGACGCGCTGGTCACCCGCGGCGAGAAGATCTGCGTCATCGGCAAGAACGGCGTGGGCAAGTCGACGCTGGTGAAGATGATCGCCGGCGACCTCAAGCCCGACCACGGCCACGTCAAGTGGGGCCACCAGGCCCAGGTCGGCTACCTGCCGCAGGATCAGACCGGCGTCATCCGCCCCGGCACCACCGCCTTCGGCTGGCTGCGCGAGCTGGAGGACAAGCTCACCAACGAGGAGATCTCCGGCCTGCTCGGCCGCATGCTCTTCTCCGGCGAGGAGCGCATGAAGCCCACCACCACCCTCTCCGGCGGCGAGACGGTGCGGCTCCTCATGTCGAAGCTCATGCTCTTCAAGGACAACGTGCTGGTCCTCGACGAGCCCACCAACCACCTCGACCTCCAGTCGATCGCCGCCCTCTCCGACGGGCTGCAGAAGTACGAGGGCACCCTCATCGTGGTGACCCACGACCAGGAGCTGATCCGCGAGGTGGGCACCCGCATCTGGTCGCTGCACAAGGGCGAGCCGGTGCTCGACTTCCCCGGCACCTTCGACGACTTCCTGGTGAAGCACCCGGACCTGGCCGGGCAGCACCAGTAG